A genomic region of Enterococcus sp. 12C11_DIV0727 contains the following coding sequences:
- a CDS encoding 16S rRNA pseudouridine(516) synthase encodes MRLDKLLELEKIGSRRKVKALIRSKQVTVDGQIILDESQNVDAELQNIYVGNKKIKRSAHVYYMLNKPQGVVTAVKDAHHQTVIELLDVKDQRAGIYPIGRLDRDTEGLLLLTDNGQLGYQLLLPHKKVTKRYEVVVNERLTEADCETFADGIIFSDGKKCKPAELTILSSETKKSRAYLDITEGKFHQVKKMFLSVGKKVVYLKRLSMGPIQLDPTLSLGEYRSLNQEELKTLLPYFTIHKKEKRVDYEI; translated from the coding sequence ATGCGTTTAGATAAATTATTGGAACTAGAAAAAATTGGTTCTAGAAGAAAAGTCAAAGCACTGATTCGCAGTAAACAAGTCACAGTGGATGGACAGATCATACTAGATGAAAGCCAAAACGTAGATGCCGAGCTGCAAAATATTTATGTTGGTAATAAAAAAATCAAGCGAAGCGCTCATGTTTATTATATGTTGAATAAGCCTCAAGGTGTTGTGACTGCAGTCAAGGATGCACACCATCAAACAGTCATTGAGCTACTGGATGTAAAGGATCAAAGAGCAGGAATCTATCCGATTGGGAGGTTGGATCGCGATACAGAAGGGCTGTTGTTGCTTACTGATAATGGTCAGTTGGGTTATCAATTGCTACTCCCGCACAAAAAAGTAACGAAACGCTATGAGGTTGTGGTGAATGAACGATTGACTGAAGCTGACTGTGAAACCTTTGCGGACGGAATCATTTTTTCAGATGGTAAAAAATGTAAGCCAGCAGAACTGACGATTTTATCTTCAGAAACAAAGAAAAGTCGTGCATACTTAGATATTACGGAAGGCAAATTTCATCAGGTGAAAAAAATGTTTTTATCTGTTGGAAAAAAAGTAGTTTATTTAAAACGTTTATCCATGGGACCGATCCAATTAGATCCTACCCTTAGTTTAGGCGAGTATCGTTCGTTGAACCAAGAGGAATTAAAGACGCTACTACCTTATTTTACGATTCATAAAAAAGAAAAGAGAGTGGACTATGAAATTTAA
- a CDS encoding YjjG family noncanonical pyrimidine nucleotidase, giving the protein MKFKTLLFDVDDTLLDFQLTEKKALQALFEEEDITLTDEIEATYKKINSQLWREFEQGKTDKKTVTDTRFSLLFAQLDKKVDGKKMGEQYREHLSQGHDLLGNSKAIIERLKPDYDLYIVTNGVAKTQYQRLKDSSMTEFFNDIFVSEEVGYQKPMKEYFDYVFERIPDFEHEKTMIIGDSLASDIQGGNLAKIQTLWLNPSKQPAHSEIQPTYEISRLDEIFDVLE; this is encoded by the coding sequence ATGAAATTTAAAACCTTATTATTTGATGTTGATGATACATTGCTAGATTTTCAATTAACAGAAAAAAAAGCATTACAGGCACTTTTTGAAGAAGAAGATATAACGTTGACGGATGAAATAGAAGCAACTTATAAAAAAATCAATAGTCAATTATGGCGTGAATTTGAGCAAGGAAAAACAGATAAAAAGACAGTTACTGATACTCGTTTTAGTTTGTTGTTTGCGCAGCTGGATAAAAAGGTAGATGGGAAAAAAATGGGAGAACAATATCGTGAACATTTAAGTCAAGGTCACGATTTGCTTGGAAATAGTAAAGCGATTATTGAACGCCTTAAACCTGATTATGACTTATATATTGTGACAAACGGTGTAGCAAAGACGCAGTATCAACGGCTAAAAGATTCAAGTATGACTGAATTTTTTAACGATATTTTTGTTTCAGAAGAAGTAGGTTATCAAAAACCGATGAAAGAATATTTTGATTATGTGTTTGAACGAATTCCTGATTTTGAACATGAAAAAACAATGATCATTGGCGATTCCTTGGCTTCAGATATTCAAGGGGGGAATTTAGCTAAAATTCAAACATTATGGTTAAATCCATCAAAACAACCAGCACATTCAGAGATTCAGCCAACGTATGAAATTAGTCGTTTGGATGAGATTTTTGATGTATTAGAATAA
- a CDS encoding GNAT family N-acetyltransferase, with protein sequence MIIREIRELQAAHYDLLLLADPDKLLVENYVKRSVCFEAVFDDTEAGILALLPTRPETLEIVNIAVAKPYQGQGISEELLQFALSYAQNGQYKTVEIGTGSTSFGQLYLYQKCGFRMTSIDRDFFLRHYEEEIVENKLILKDMVRLSIDV encoded by the coding sequence ATGATAATTAGAGAAATCCGAGAACTTCAAGCTGCCCACTACGACCTATTATTATTAGCCGATCCAGACAAACTTTTAGTTGAAAACTACGTCAAACGTAGCGTTTGTTTTGAAGCTGTGTTTGACGATACCGAAGCAGGTATTTTAGCTTTGCTTCCTACTAGGCCAGAAACCTTGGAAATCGTCAATATTGCTGTAGCTAAACCATATCAAGGTCAAGGAATCAGCGAGGAATTGCTACAATTTGCACTGAGTTATGCTCAAAATGGCCAGTACAAAACAGTAGAAATCGGCACGGGTAGCACTAGTTTTGGTCAATTATATCTGTATCAAAAATGTGGCTTCCGGATGACTAGTATTGATCGAGACTTCTTTCTTCGTCACTATGAAGAAGAAATCGTAGAAAATAAGCTGATTTTAAAAGATATGGTTCGTTTAAGTATTGATGTATAA
- the udk gene encoding uridine kinase: MKNTQPIVIGVTGGSGSGKTSVSRAIFNHFPNHSIMMLEQDSYYKDQSHLSFEERLATNYDHPFAFDTDLLIEHLQQLINYQTIEKPVYDYVAHTRSSDIIIQEPKEVIILEGILILEDSRLRELMDIKLYVDTDDDIRIIRRIKRDMEERGRTLDSVIEQYLTVVKPMYHQFIESTKRYADVIVPEGGENHVAIDLITTKVASILHE, encoded by the coding sequence ATGAAAAATACTCAACCAATCGTGATTGGTGTTACTGGCGGTTCCGGCAGTGGAAAAACCAGTGTTAGTCGGGCGATTTTCAATCATTTCCCCAATCATTCGATCATGATGTTGGAACAAGATTCTTATTATAAAGATCAAAGCCATCTGAGTTTTGAAGAAAGACTGGCCACGAATTATGATCATCCGTTTGCTTTTGATACAGACCTGTTGATCGAACATTTACAGCAGTTGATAAACTATCAGACGATTGAAAAACCAGTGTATGATTATGTTGCCCATACAAGAAGTTCGGATATCATTATTCAAGAACCAAAAGAAGTAATTATTTTAGAAGGTATTTTAATTTTGGAAGATAGCCGTTTAAGAGAATTAATGGATATTAAATTGTATGTAGATACTGATGATGATATTCGGATCATCCGTAGAATCAAACGTGATATGGAAGAGCGTGGTAGAACATTAGACTCTGTTATTGAACAGTATCTGACTGTGGTAAAACCAATGTACCATCAGTTTATTGAGTCTACGAAGCGTTATGCAGATGTGATCGTTCCAGAAGGTGGCGAAAATCATGTAGCGATTGATTTGATCACGACAAAAGTCGCTAGTATTTTACACGAATGA
- a CDS encoding response regulator transcription factor — protein sequence MRILIIEDNRELALSVQKGLEREKFVVDLAFSGLAGEEKAYVNTYDAILLDLNLPDKDGLSILNFLRNSNIDSPIIIITARDEIEERAKGLDFGADDYLVKPFELLELVARIRAVIRRFHGRSSPHIKIGQLTIDPVKRFVSYSGKEVILKPKEFDILLCIAQSYPAVVSTEEIAEHVYDENFDPFSSVLRVHLARLKKQLAQVSDKELLKTIRAKGYQLCE from the coding sequence ATGAGAATATTAATTATTGAAGACAATCGAGAGTTGGCATTATCTGTACAAAAAGGCTTAGAACGAGAAAAGTTCGTAGTAGACTTAGCTTTTTCTGGTTTGGCTGGAGAAGAAAAAGCTTATGTAAATACATATGATGCTATTTTATTAGATTTAAATTTACCTGATAAAGATGGTTTATCGATTTTAAACTTTTTAAGGAATTCCAATATAGATAGCCCGATTATCATTATCACAGCGAGAGATGAAATTGAAGAGCGGGCGAAGGGACTTGATTTTGGAGCGGATGATTATTTAGTGAAACCTTTTGAATTATTAGAATTAGTTGCCCGCATTCGTGCGGTTATTCGGCGTTTTCATGGGCGCTCCTCGCCACATATCAAGATTGGGCAATTAACGATTGATCCAGTCAAGCGTTTTGTCAGCTATAGCGGTAAGGAAGTTATTTTAAAGCCTAAAGAATTTGATATTTTATTGTGTATCGCTCAAAGCTATCCTGCTGTAGTTTCAACAGAAGAGATTGCGGAGCATGTCTATGACGAAAACTTTGATCCATTTTCTTCTGTTTTACGAGTACACTTGGCTCGCTTAAAAAAACAGCTAGCTCAGGTTTCAGACAAAGAACTACTTAAAACAATTCGAGCGAAAGGATATCAATTATGCGAGTAA
- a CDS encoding sensor histidine kinase has translation MRVNLKISLTVLTFAFFVILIISGGFFAIKSNWSSMNIGQSLGSAVYVINDSTEMTAQPATTLEVRADEMVSTKALDDIYLNSLLKYLPMIILVVCSALLVLTMTLWYVLRRIYTKQMVTIIHDLQFLEKFSEKEVEDQAVAKAFKQLKGKFDGHLNDYKRLSSYLTHEQKNAIAILRANLELEQNETANLHILDRLTDSIDDILTLSNSTDEAMSEQVDVSLICAEVCDTYRKSYPELSFSFDEVGSTFILGKNRWIYRAVSNLVDNAIKYGEQKPITVSVNNRKGSIIVEIKDQGKGIDPNVHATIFDHNYRINGLKQDGYGIGLSVVSHVCDLCQGFVYVESKKNLGSTFYLSFPQVAES, from the coding sequence ATGCGAGTAAATTTGAAAATCAGTTTGACTGTATTGACGTTTGCCTTTTTTGTCATTTTGATTATTAGCGGTGGTTTTTTTGCAATAAAAAGTAACTGGAGTTCTATGAATATTGGTCAATCGCTTGGTTCTGCTGTCTATGTCATCAATGATTCAACGGAAATGACGGCCCAACCAGCTACTACATTAGAAGTTAGGGCTGATGAGATGGTCAGCACCAAAGCGCTGGATGATATTTATTTAAATAGCCTCTTAAAGTATTTACCAATGATCATCTTGGTCGTATGTTCTGCTTTGTTAGTCTTGACCATGACATTATGGTATGTGCTGCGGCGCATTTACACGAAGCAAATGGTGACGATTATCCATGATCTGCAGTTTTTAGAAAAATTCTCAGAAAAAGAAGTGGAAGATCAAGCAGTTGCTAAAGCGTTTAAACAGCTTAAAGGTAAATTTGATGGGCATTTGAATGATTATAAACGCTTAAGCAGCTATCTAACACATGAGCAAAAAAATGCGATCGCAATTTTAAGAGCTAATCTAGAATTAGAGCAAAACGAAACCGCTAATCTGCATATTTTGGACCGTCTGACGGATAGCATCGATGATATTTTAACCTTGTCAAATAGTACAGACGAAGCGATGAGTGAACAAGTAGATGTCTCATTGATTTGTGCGGAAGTGTGTGATACCTATCGTAAAAGTTACCCAGAGCTTTCATTTTCTTTTGACGAAGTTGGTTCAACCTTTATTTTAGGAAAGAATCGCTGGATTTATCGCGCAGTGTCAAATTTAGTCGATAATGCCATTAAATACGGTGAACAAAAACCAATAACTGTTTCTGTCAATAATCGTAAAGGGAGTATTATCGTTGAGATCAAAGATCAGGGAAAAGGAATTGATCCCAATGTGCATGCGACTATTTTTGATCATAACTATCGAATCAATGGACTAAAACAAGATGGTTACGGAATCGGTTTATCCGTAGTTTCCCATGTATGTGATTTATGTCAGGGCTTTGTGTATGTAGAAAGCAAGAAGAATTTGGGGTCGACTTTTTATCTGTCATTTCCCCAAGTTGCTGAAAGTTAA
- a CDS encoding ABC transporter permease, with product MFVLKHAFLNLRRHSWKCLVVCIFLFLLILGIIVTETIYTSAKRFTSDYSQQFSTVATVIEPDLSNSTHEKKLTKEQYLKFGESKYVNSVKMMASIPISFNTLKPIEIPSPIQFQKLEGNELEKSFYQVSANWFGVGPQDLVKELAESGMEISTGNSTLKMNECVVSSEFAQLNELKIGDSIQVTVTGNEKLEPQTLSIAGIYQPKKTAKIVGTSEFMVIQSNDIFTNWETIHAVENFDQVGYNNVSYELKNQNDFDRFLKEMETKGLPSEYQVMTNEANLKMLLSPVNGVGTLAGTILLGIFIFGNFGLALFSLRQFRQRQAEICVLRNLGITKKQLIKSRLLELLVVTGFSFGIALLVTNWIVQPIADWQLLNQKMWMGNVDQLFSNMPNGKTETIKSIPMMLNKSSFFNTLGITSLFLMTITAIDSYQLFKFEPLEFLLERNVDE from the coding sequence ATGTTCGTCTTGAAACATGCTTTCTTAAATCTTAGAAGACATAGTTGGAAATGTTTAGTTGTCTGTATTTTTTTATTTCTGTTGATTTTAGGCATCATCGTTACTGAAACTATTTATACTTCAGCCAAACGCTTTACAAGTGACTACAGCCAACAATTTTCCACTGTCGCAACGGTTATAGAACCAGATTTAAGTAATTCAACGCATGAAAAAAAACTAACAAAAGAACAGTATCTCAAATTTGGAGAGTCTAAATATGTCAATAGTGTAAAAATGATGGCTAGTATTCCGATTTCATTCAATACGTTAAAACCAATCGAAATACCAAGTCCTATTCAGTTTCAGAAATTAGAGGGAAATGAGCTGGAAAAGAGTTTCTATCAAGTCAGCGCAAATTGGTTTGGTGTAGGTCCACAAGATTTGGTTAAAGAGCTTGCTGAAAGTGGCATGGAAATCAGTACGGGAAATTCAACGTTAAAGATGAATGAGTGCGTGGTCAGCAGTGAGTTCGCTCAGCTAAATGAACTGAAAATAGGGGATTCGATTCAAGTAACGGTAACAGGAAATGAAAAACTGGAGCCTCAAACGTTGAGTATTGCCGGAATATATCAACCTAAAAAAACAGCCAAAATAGTTGGAACTAGTGAATTTATGGTGATTCAAAGCAATGATATTTTTACAAATTGGGAAACGATCCATGCTGTGGAAAATTTCGACCAGGTTGGCTATAACAATGTGTCATATGAATTGAAAAACCAGAACGATTTTGATCGTTTTCTAAAGGAAATGGAAACAAAGGGGTTACCTAGTGAGTACCAAGTCATGACGAACGAAGCTAATCTTAAAATGCTTTTAAGTCCAGTTAATGGAGTAGGAACACTTGCTGGGACTATTTTGCTAGGGATTTTTATTTTTGGCAATTTTGGATTGGCATTGTTTTCACTGCGACAATTTAGGCAAAGACAGGCGGAGATTTGTGTATTGCGTAATCTAGGCATTACTAAGAAACAATTGATCAAAAGTCGGCTACTTGAATTACTTGTCGTGACAGGATTTAGTTTTGGCATAGCCCTACTAGTGACAAACTGGATCGTACAACCGATCGCTGATTGGCAATTATTAAATCAGAAAATGTGGATGGGAAATGTTGACCAGTTATTCAGCAACATGCCTAATGGGAAAACTGAAACTATAAAATCAATTCCGATGATGCTCAACAAGAGTTCCTTTTTCAACACATTGGGAATCACCAGCCTATTTTTAATGACAATTACAGCCATTGATAGTTATCAGCTTTTCAAATTTGAACCACTTGAATTTTTGTTAGAAAGGAACGTAGACGAGTGA
- a CDS encoding ATP-binding cassette domain-containing protein, with protein MILSLKNIVYTHKKNNVTVLDDVTIDFSLGQVYGVLGKSGAGKTTLLALLAGLDQVSSGDILFKNHNLNAINRDHYRQQELGAIFQQYNVLSNETALTMLKLCALNSTVQGKGDPYFYEALKKVGINEKLAKQKIKKLSVANQQRVYLAQAVIKDPKIVLIDEPIESLSELSLEMVMEYIRIYAKNENKCVIISSRSKAIAEHVDELWGLNGGKLSFIKDNVEQKTF; from the coding sequence ATGATTCTCTCTCTTAAAAATATAGTATATACGCATAAAAAGAACAACGTGACTGTGTTGGACGATGTAACCATCGATTTTTCGTTGGGGCAGGTCTATGGTGTTTTAGGGAAAAGTGGTGCGGGTAAAACGACGTTACTGGCACTGCTTGCCGGACTGGATCAGGTCAGTTCGGGTGACATTCTTTTTAAAAATCATAATCTAAATGCAATTAATCGAGACCATTATCGTCAACAAGAGCTAGGGGCCATCTTTCAACAGTACAATGTTCTCTCTAATGAAACAGCTTTGACGATGCTTAAATTGTGTGCACTCAATTCGACTGTGCAAGGAAAAGGTGATCCCTATTTTTATGAAGCTTTAAAAAAAGTTGGGATCAATGAGAAATTGGCCAAGCAGAAAATAAAAAAATTATCTGTTGCCAATCAGCAAAGAGTCTATTTGGCCCAAGCGGTGATCAAGGATCCTAAGATTGTTTTGATCGATGAACCGATTGAGTCATTAAGTGAACTTTCGCTAGAGATGGTCATGGAGTACATACGTATATACGCAAAAAATGAAAACAAGTGTGTCATCATCAGTTCACGATCAAAAGCGATCGCAGAGCATGTTGATGAGTTATGGGGATTGAATGGTGGGAAACTATCATTTATCAAAGACAATGTAGAACAAAAAACGTTTTAA
- a CDS encoding ABC transporter permease — protein sequence MNYWNRALCSVTRRKGKSIILFAVIFILGNVIAGSIAIQQSTANVEKKIKHDLGATVSVELDYQKMMDEGQSFSPDALKVEDIKKLGDSTYVKEFDYNVKTNLFVKKIKTYEMENASTMSNMPKTLSLKGNNLLEPLDFKDKKVKLVEGRTFKQDEINSGKDVAIISKKVAEANGFNVGDKVVLDSSVMDFKQDGSMEELASQDHPVEIIGIFEPTSVEKKKSDGKDQKGFEAQFMETEQFNTVYMPNDAVMTINKVEFEKGKALVPDRYKKADGTEASEEDMNQITPIYVLKSPEDVEAFKEEAKSSIPEGYKLTASTDQYDQVGGTFKKMSQISGYVVLLAIGATLLIISLVVILFLRDRKHELGIYLSLGETRTKVMQQILIELLLISLVAMCLSLITGNLLGKMVSESLIASDAFAQAGDAANSGGTMMIGGTGASMPTLTTEDVSSAYEVKFSISYILTFLIAGLSTVLLSAVLPLTYVLRLNPKKIMM from the coding sequence ATGAACTATTGGAATCGAGCATTATGCAGTGTTACAAGAAGAAAAGGAAAATCAATTATTTTATTTGCAGTTATTTTTATATTAGGCAATGTGATTGCAGGATCGATCGCGATACAGCAATCAACCGCAAATGTCGAAAAGAAAATTAAACATGACCTAGGTGCAACGGTCAGTGTTGAGTTAGATTATCAAAAAATGATGGATGAAGGTCAGTCATTTTCACCAGATGCCTTAAAAGTCGAGGACATCAAAAAATTAGGTGATTCGACGTATGTTAAAGAATTTGACTATAATGTAAAAACCAATCTTTTTGTGAAAAAAATCAAAACGTATGAAATGGAAAATGCTTCGACAATGAGTAACATGCCAAAAACCTTGAGTCTTAAAGGGAATAATTTACTCGAACCCTTGGACTTTAAGGATAAAAAAGTGAAATTAGTCGAGGGGCGAACGTTTAAACAAGATGAGATCAACAGTGGTAAAGATGTTGCAATCATTTCAAAGAAAGTTGCCGAAGCAAATGGATTTAATGTTGGCGACAAAGTTGTTTTAGATAGTTCTGTGATGGACTTTAAGCAAGATGGATCAATGGAAGAACTGGCTAGTCAAGACCATCCTGTTGAAATCATTGGGATATTTGAACCTACAAGTGTTGAGAAGAAAAAGTCAGATGGCAAAGATCAAAAGGGCTTCGAAGCACAATTTATGGAAACAGAGCAGTTTAATACGGTTTATATGCCAAACGATGCTGTGATGACTATTAATAAAGTCGAATTTGAAAAAGGGAAAGCATTAGTGCCTGATCGCTATAAAAAGGCCGATGGCACAGAGGCAAGCGAAGAAGATATGAATCAAATTACCCCTATCTATGTGCTTAAATCGCCAGAAGATGTGGAGGCCTTTAAAGAAGAAGCGAAATCTTCGATTCCAGAGGGGTATAAATTGACCGCATCGACCGATCAGTATGATCAAGTTGGCGGTACGTTTAAAAAAATGTCGCAAATTTCTGGTTATGTAGTTCTTTTAGCGATTGGCGCAACCTTATTGATTATTTCATTAGTCGTTATTCTCTTCTTGCGTGACCGTAAGCATGAATTGGGCATTTACTTATCGCTAGGTGAAACAAGGACAAAAGTGATGCAGCAGATTCTAATCGAATTATTGTTGATCAGTCTAGTAGCGATGTGCTTATCGTTGATCACTGGAAATCTGCTTGGAAAAATGGTTTCAGAATCGTTGATTGCGAGTGATGCCTTTGCTCAAGCAGGAGACGCCGCAAATAGTGGTGGTACCATGATGATAGGAGGGACCGGAGCGAGTATGCCGACTTTAACAACGGAAGATGTTTCCAGCGCATATGAAGTGAAATTTTCAATCAGCTATATCCTGACATTCTTGATTGCAGGATTAAGTACGGTTCTATTATCTGCGGTTTTACCTTTAACCTATGTTTTGCGGTTGAATCCAAAGAAAATCATGATGTAG
- a CDS encoding ABC transporter ATP-binding protein: MTILQTKNVSYFYQDGDKRRMILQDTSINFEQGQFYTILGHSGSGKTTFLSLISALDEPKSGEVLYKGQNIKSIGLEKYRRDDISIIFQSYNLVPYLTALENVLVAMSITDNDMPKDNREVAYNLLDYIGINKAKADRLVGQLSGGEQQRVAIARALATNVDIILADEPTGNLDEGMEQEIVDIFKDLAETHNKCVVVVTHSNEIAKQSDKTYFLKQGELMLNE, encoded by the coding sequence ATGACAATTTTACAAACAAAGAATGTGAGCTATTTTTATCAAGACGGAGATAAACGTCGCATGATTTTACAAGATACATCGATAAATTTTGAACAAGGACAATTCTATACGATTTTAGGACATTCTGGTTCTGGTAAAACAACCTTCTTGTCATTGATCAGTGCCTTGGATGAACCTAAATCTGGGGAAGTTCTTTATAAAGGGCAAAATATTAAATCGATCGGATTAGAGAAATACCGCCGAGACGATATTAGTATTATTTTCCAAAGTTATAATTTAGTTCCTTATTTAACTGCTCTAGAAAATGTGCTAGTAGCAATGTCGATCACAGATAATGACATGCCAAAAGATAATCGCGAAGTAGCCTATAACTTATTAGATTATATTGGGATCAATAAAGCAAAGGCAGATCGTTTGGTCGGTCAGTTATCAGGTGGTGAGCAGCAGCGGGTAGCGATTGCCAGAGCTTTGGCAACAAACGTTGATATCATTCTTGCAGATGAACCAACCGGAAATTTAGATGAAGGGATGGAGCAAGAAATTGTTGATATCTTTAAAGATTTAGCCGAGACACATAACAAATGTGTAGTCGTTGTAACACACTCAAATGAAATAGCAAAGCAATCAGATAAAACCTATTTTTTAAAGCAAGGTGAGTTGATGCTGAATGAGTGA